Proteins found in one Afipia sp. P52-10 genomic segment:
- a CDS encoding IS1595 family transposase produces the protein MADIYAPEFTNEEAAIAHVEKSRWPDAVHCPHCGSFAVRRMEGQTQTGMFLCNDCRDKFTCRTKTVMERSHIPVHKWLLAIHLLASSKKGMSAHQLHRMLGITYKSAWFLSHRIREAMIDDKGGPLGGPGKSVHADETYIGNSSKRAKGYKKGHSNKEQIVALVDPRGRARVVHVKSATKKTAREILVSNVSRKSELHTDQSRLYTEVGKEFAAHKTVEHGFNGSGYHTTNAAENYFGVFKRGMVGTYHKCDAQHLQRYVTEFESRHNNRSGLGFSDKMRADTLLKGIEGKRLTHRRPH, from the coding sequence ATGGCCGACATTTACGCACCCGAGTTCACTAACGAAGAAGCCGCGATCGCTCACGTTGAAAAGAGCCGCTGGCCGGATGCCGTTCATTGTCCGCATTGTGGGTCCTTTGCAGTCCGACGCATGGAAGGCCAGACGCAGACCGGAATGTTTCTTTGCAACGATTGCCGCGACAAGTTCACCTGCCGCACCAAGACGGTTATGGAGCGCTCGCATATCCCGGTTCATAAGTGGCTGCTTGCCATCCACCTGCTTGCGTCCAGCAAGAAGGGCATGTCCGCACACCAACTACACCGTATGCTTGGCATCACCTACAAAAGCGCTTGGTTCCTGTCCCATCGCATCCGTGAGGCCATGATTGACGATAAAGGCGGACCGCTTGGCGGTCCCGGCAAGTCCGTTCATGCCGACGAAACCTACATCGGCAATTCATCGAAGCGCGCAAAGGGCTACAAGAAGGGCCATTCAAACAAAGAGCAGATTGTGGCTTTGGTTGACCCCAGAGGCCGCGCTCGCGTCGTTCACGTCAAGTCAGCGACCAAGAAAACCGCCCGCGAAATCCTCGTTAGCAACGTGTCTCGTAAGTCCGAACTGCACACCGACCAAAGCCGCCTCTACACTGAGGTTGGCAAGGAGTTTGCCGCGCACAAGACCGTTGAACATGGCTTCAACGGCTCCGGCTACCACACCACCAACGCTGCCGAGAACTACTTCGGCGTATTCAAGCGCGGAATGGTCGGCACCTATCACAAGTGCGATGCACAACACCTACAGCGCTACGTTACCGAGTTCGAATCTCGCCACAACAACCGCTCTGGCCTTGGCTTTTCCGATAAGATGCGCGCTGATACCCTGCTTAAGGGAATCGAAGGCAAGCGCCTGACCCATCGACGGCCTCACTGA
- a CDS encoding MDR family MFS transporter, producing the protein MDNLARRPKPLDKADVDESHAPFVAPLTHAELRTLFIGLMVAMFLAALDQTIVAIALPTIGRQFQDMNNLSWVITAYLLSGTAVAPVFGTLSDIFGRRVMMTVALGIFVAGSILCALAPNLLTLVFARFLQGLGGGGIIPVSQTIIADAISPRERGKYQAYFSGVWLAAGISGPLLGGLITDYMHWSVIFWINLPLTAVALAVLLPRMSRLPVNYRKRKVDWFGGVLLMASAVTILLVLTWGGVRYAWSSALILAMIGGGIVLGAAFVWHAGRAAEPFIPLRLLGGTVVPFAILAGGLTVGTLTGLTVYLPMYYEIVYKLSPSEAGLALLPLVAISVPGSWIAGRVMLRWPRYLWVSIVGGALAALCFGTLAIVSDIPLWMFLSILSIGSFGIGPMFSTTVAALQNAVARNQIGTATGAMNYTRALMASFAVAGFTAILMAALGTGVSGRDNIDLTRDLTSIEAVAAFRYIFGAAACMMSGATLLMALMEERPLAGPELASNPDAAA; encoded by the coding sequence ATGGACAATCTCGCGCGCCGCCCTAAGCCTCTCGACAAAGCCGATGTCGATGAAAGCCACGCACCGTTCGTAGCTCCGCTTACGCACGCCGAGCTGCGCACCTTGTTCATCGGCCTGATGGTCGCGATGTTCCTGGCTGCGCTCGATCAAACCATTGTTGCGATCGCGCTGCCGACCATCGGCCGACAATTTCAGGACATGAACAACCTGTCGTGGGTGATAACGGCTTACCTGTTGTCAGGAACGGCCGTCGCGCCGGTATTCGGAACGCTCAGCGATATTTTCGGCCGGCGCGTCATGATGACGGTCGCGCTGGGTATTTTCGTCGCTGGATCGATCTTGTGTGCGCTCGCACCGAACCTGCTGACGTTGGTTTTCGCTCGCTTTTTACAGGGGCTGGGAGGCGGAGGGATCATTCCAGTCTCGCAAACGATCATCGCGGATGCGATCAGTCCAAGAGAACGAGGCAAATACCAAGCTTACTTCAGCGGCGTCTGGCTCGCGGCCGGAATCTCCGGACCGCTGCTGGGAGGGCTGATCACCGATTACATGCATTGGTCGGTGATCTTTTGGATCAATCTGCCTTTGACGGCGGTCGCGCTGGCCGTGCTGTTGCCGCGGATGAGCCGGCTGCCGGTCAACTATCGCAAACGCAAAGTCGATTGGTTTGGAGGCGTGCTGCTGATGGCTTCAGCGGTTACGATTCTGCTGGTCTTGACATGGGGTGGCGTTCGTTATGCTTGGTCGTCTGCTTTGATCCTCGCAATGATCGGCGGCGGGATTGTGCTCGGCGCCGCATTCGTTTGGCATGCCGGCCGTGCGGCAGAACCCTTTATCCCGCTGCGCTTGTTGGGTGGAACGGTGGTGCCGTTCGCGATTCTTGCGGGCGGGCTCACTGTCGGTACATTGACCGGACTGACGGTCTACCTGCCGATGTATTATGAGATCGTCTACAAGCTGTCTCCGAGCGAAGCAGGGCTCGCGCTCCTGCCGCTGGTTGCGATTTCGGTGCCGGGATCTTGGATTGCCGGTCGCGTGATGTTGCGCTGGCCGCGCTATCTGTGGGTCAGCATTGTCGGCGGCGCGCTCGCGGCGCTCTGCTTTGGCACACTCGCGATCGTCAGCGATATTCCGCTCTGGATGTTTCTGAGTATTTTATCGATCGGTTCGTTCGGGATCGGTCCGATGTTCTCGACGACGGTGGCAGCTCTGCAGAATGCGGTTGCACGCAACCAGATCGGCACCGCGACCGGCGCGATGAATTACACTCGAGCGCTGATGGCGTCGTTTGCGGTTGCGGGATTTACCGCGATCCTCATGGCGGCGCTCGGGACGGGTGTATCTGGGCGCGACAATATCGACCTGACCCGTGATCTGACGAGCATCGAAGCCGTCGCAGCATTCCGTTACATCTTCGGTGCTGCTGCATGCATGATGTCGGGGGCGACGCTGCTGATGGCGTTAATGGAAGAGCGGCCACTCGCCGGACCGGAGCTCGCCTCCAATCCGGACGCTGCCGCCTGA
- a CDS encoding YcgN family cysteine cluster protein → MADLFWKTKALEEMTAAEWESLCDGCGRCCLEKLEDEDTGKIYFTHISCRLLDTASCSCKDYVHRHAKVPDCVRLTPDNVRTLNWLPPSCAYRLVAEGKDLAWWHPLISGRADTVHEAGISVRGRVVGSELDIDQADWEDHIVKWPGLFPKKAKRTTRP, encoded by the coding sequence ATGGCGGATTTGTTTTGGAAAACCAAAGCATTAGAGGAAATGACGGCCGCCGAGTGGGAAAGCCTCTGCGATGGCTGTGGCCGCTGCTGCCTCGAAAAACTCGAAGATGAAGATACCGGCAAGATCTATTTCACGCACATCTCCTGCCGGCTGCTGGATACTGCGAGTTGTAGTTGCAAGGACTATGTCCACCGGCACGCCAAAGTGCCGGATTGCGTTCGACTCACGCCCGACAACGTTCGAACTCTGAATTGGCTGCCGCCGAGCTGCGCCTACAGGCTTGTGGCCGAGGGCAAGGATCTGGCCTGGTGGCATCCTTTGATCTCGGGGCGAGCGGATACGGTCCACGAAGCTGGCATTTCTGTCCGGGGACGGGTTGTCGGAAGCGAACTCGATATCGACCAGGCCGATTGGGAGGACCACATCGTCAAGTGGCCTGGTCTGTTTCCGAAGAAGGCAAAGCGGACGACGCGTCCGTAG
- a CDS encoding transglycosylase domain-containing protein gives MGKFDFAGPKRWLRHFLLDLDARIDSTLFSSGAGLRELYERFSAFMDRFHVGGWKRWVFIEPASEAATLGLLGLVALLALAIPAFHETSDEDWLKKSELAVQFLDRYGNPIGSRGIKHNDSIPLEEFPDHLIKATLATEDRRFYDHFGIDIGGTFRALLTNARAGGVVQGGSSISQQLAKNLFLSNERTIERKIKEAFLAAWLESRLTKNEILKLYLDRAYMGGGTFGVDGAAHFYFNKSARDVTLAEAAMLAGLFKAPTRYAPHINLPAARARANIVLDNLVEAGFMSEGQVFGARRNPATAVDRRDENSPNYYLDWAFDEMRKLVNTLPKSYTERVFVVRTSIDMNVQRAAEAAVENNLRQFGRDYHATQAAAVVADLDGGIRAMVGGRDYGTSQFNRAVDAMRQPGSSFKPYVYATALMNGFKPTSIVVDGPVCIGNWCPQNYGRSYSGSITLTQAITRSINVIPVKLSITMGGKDGPRAGRAKIIETARKMGITAPLIDTPSLPIGSTEVNVLEHTVAYATFPNRGRAPTPHAVLEVRTPNGDLVWRFDRDGKKPTQALPPQVAADMAEMMSHVVYEGTARRAQIDGIPAAGKTGTTNAFRDAWFVGYTGNFTCGVWFGNDDYSPTNRMTGGSLPAMTWRSIMVAAHQGVEIKDIPGVTSVKRAQGTFVASNSDAGAGEAGAGPPPVLTRRGADILVRVEKLLDEAAKTAPDTPPAPQKTTSTHVPASLTDSFASATREGDASIARGR, from the coding sequence GTGGGCAAGTTCGATTTCGCAGGTCCCAAGCGCTGGCTCCGGCATTTCCTGCTGGACCTCGACGCACGGATCGATTCGACCCTGTTCTCCTCAGGCGCAGGTTTGAGGGAACTCTATGAGCGCTTTTCCGCGTTCATGGACCGCTTTCATGTCGGCGGTTGGAAGCGCTGGGTCTTCATTGAGCCGGCATCCGAGGCCGCGACCCTCGGCCTGCTCGGGCTGGTGGCCCTGCTCGCCCTAGCAATTCCAGCCTTTCACGAAACCTCCGATGAAGACTGGTTGAAGAAGTCGGAACTGGCCGTCCAGTTCCTCGACCGCTACGGCAATCCGATCGGCAGCCGCGGCATCAAACACAACGATTCCATTCCGCTCGAAGAATTTCCCGACCATCTGATCAAGGCGACGCTCGCAACCGAAGACCGCCGCTTCTATGACCACTTCGGTATCGACATTGGCGGCACCTTTCGCGCCCTGTTGACCAACGCGCGCGCTGGCGGCGTGGTACAGGGTGGTTCGTCGATCAGCCAGCAGCTCGCCAAGAACCTGTTCCTATCCAATGAACGGACGATCGAGCGCAAGATCAAGGAGGCGTTTCTGGCCGCCTGGCTGGAATCACGCCTGACGAAGAACGAAATCCTGAAACTCTACCTCGACCGCGCCTATATGGGCGGCGGAACATTCGGCGTGGACGGAGCCGCGCATTTCTATTTCAACAAGTCTGCCCGAGATGTGACCCTGGCAGAGGCAGCAATGCTCGCCGGCCTGTTCAAGGCGCCGACGCGATACGCCCCGCACATCAACCTGCCTGCCGCTCGCGCCCGCGCCAATATCGTACTCGACAACCTCGTCGAGGCCGGATTCATGTCGGAAGGCCAAGTCTTTGGTGCCCGCCGCAACCCGGCAACCGCAGTCGATCGCCGCGACGAGAATTCGCCGAACTACTATCTCGACTGGGCATTCGACGAGATGCGCAAACTCGTCAATACGCTGCCGAAGTCCTACACGGAACGTGTTTTCGTCGTTCGGACCTCGATCGACATGAACGTCCAGCGGGCCGCCGAAGCTGCCGTCGAGAACAATCTCCGTCAGTTTGGCCGCGACTACCATGCGACCCAGGCAGCCGCGGTGGTGGCCGATCTCGACGGCGGCATCCGCGCGATGGTCGGCGGTCGCGACTATGGCACGAGCCAGTTCAACCGCGCGGTTGACGCAATGCGTCAACCGGGATCATCTTTCAAACCCTACGTTTATGCGACCGCGCTCATGAACGGCTTCAAGCCGACATCCATCGTGGTGGATGGGCCGGTCTGCATTGGCAACTGGTGTCCGCAGAACTATGGCCGGTCTTATTCCGGTTCGATAACCCTTACTCAGGCCATCACCCGTTCCATCAACGTCATCCCGGTCAAGCTTTCGATCACCATGGGCGGCAAGGATGGCCCTCGCGCCGGCCGCGCCAAGATCATCGAAACCGCGCGGAAAATGGGTATCACTGCGCCGCTGATCGATACGCCTTCGCTGCCAATCGGATCGACCGAGGTCAACGTGCTGGAGCACACCGTTGCCTACGCGACCTTCCCCAATCGCGGACGGGCACCAACGCCCCATGCGGTCCTGGAGGTCCGAACACCAAACGGCGATCTGGTCTGGCGCTTCGATCGTGACGGCAAGAAGCCGACCCAGGCGCTTCCACCCCAGGTTGCCGCCGACATGGCGGAAATGATGAGCCATGTCGTTTACGAAGGCACGGCGCGGCGAGCGCAGATCGATGGCATTCCGGCCGCTGGCAAGACCGGCACGACGAACGCATTTCGCGACGCTTGGTTCGTCGGTTATACGGGCAACTTCACCTGCGGCGTCTGGTTCGGCAACGACGACTACTCGCCCACAAACCGGATGACCGGCGGCTCCCTCCCCGCCATGACCTGGCGCTCGATCATGGTCGCGGCCCATCAGGGCGTGGAGATCAAAGATATTCCCGGCGTTACCTCGGTCAAGCGCGCGCAAGGCACCTTTGTTGCTTCGAACTCGGATGCGGGCGCCGGAGAAGCTGGCGCGGGACCGCCTCCGGTCTTGACGCGACGGGGCGCCGATATTCTCGTGCGCGTGGAAAAGCTGCTGGATGAGGCCGCGAAGACCGCGCCGGACACCCCGCCCGCTCCACAGAAGACGACTTCGACACATGTCCCCGCCAGTCTGACCGACAGCTTTGCCTCGGCAACGAGAGAAGGCGACGCATCGATTGCGCGCGGCAGATAA
- a CDS encoding DUF1214 domain-containing protein, producing the protein MRLIFISLIALIVATAVGLGATWMTSTRGISFGAITIGAWTAWPRTGTADIDPYARAAIARSGELPIGSGDGVAFIARTDDNGRQLDGRCDITVSGITPAARFWTLTLYDARGNLVSNSLQRYGFTSQEIVRTADGSFDIRIAPRSRSGNWLPTGGLDRYLLVVRLYDTPVGVATRSQRDAPMPAITTVACP; encoded by the coding sequence GTGCGGCTGATTTTTATCTCGTTGATTGCTTTAATCGTAGCAACCGCGGTTGGACTCGGGGCGACGTGGATGACCTCGACGCGCGGGATCAGCTTCGGCGCGATCACCATCGGTGCATGGACCGCATGGCCCCGAACCGGAACCGCCGATATCGACCCGTATGCACGAGCCGCCATCGCCCGCAGCGGCGAATTGCCGATCGGCAGCGGCGATGGAGTCGCCTTCATTGCCCGGACCGACGACAATGGCCGCCAACTTGACGGCCGCTGCGATATCACCGTCAGCGGCATCACGCCGGCTGCCCGTTTCTGGACGCTCACTCTGTACGATGCCCGCGGAAATCTCGTCAGCAATTCGCTCCAGCGATATGGCTTCACCAGCCAGGAAATCGTCCGCACAGCGGATGGCAGTTTCGACATTCGGATCGCACCACGCTCCCGATCCGGAAACTGGCTCCCGACCGGCGGACTGGATCGCTATCTGCTGGTCGTCCGGCTTTATGACACTCCCGTCGGCGTCGCTACGCGCTCTCAGCGCGACGCACCGATGCCGGCGATTACCACGGTGGCCTGCCCATGA
- a CDS encoding DUF1254 domain-containing protein — protein sequence MIRWLFAILAGLVLGGIVHLVSVLALPRVATKDAYSRLAAITPVNAVSQLPLAEPRNALLPFQDPAFATAVCRYDLTSGSLKFSVPVSQAYTSVSFYTRNDVAYYAINDRSAGRRVIELDLMTPEQRAELPEEEDVTAADRLIIESPTLTGLIIIKALAAEPDLMAQARASLLAATCRLQNDPAAR from the coding sequence ATGATCCGTTGGCTATTCGCCATTCTTGCGGGCCTGGTGCTCGGCGGCATCGTCCATCTGGTCAGCGTGCTTGCGTTGCCACGCGTCGCGACGAAGGACGCATATTCTCGTCTTGCAGCGATAACTCCGGTCAATGCCGTATCGCAGCTTCCGCTCGCCGAGCCCCGCAACGCGTTGCTTCCGTTCCAGGATCCCGCGTTCGCAACCGCCGTCTGCCGCTACGATCTGACGTCAGGCTCGCTGAAATTTTCCGTGCCGGTCAGCCAAGCCTACACGTCGGTCTCGTTCTATACGCGAAATGACGTCGCCTATTACGCGATCAACGATCGCTCCGCCGGACGACGCGTCATCGAACTTGATCTGATGACCCCCGAACAGCGTGCCGAACTACCGGAGGAGGAGGACGTGACTGCGGCCGACCGCCTTATCATTGAATCGCCGACGCTGACCGGCCTCATCATCATCAAGGCGCTGGCGGCGGAGCCCGATCTGATGGCGCAGGCACGCGCCTCTCTGCTTGCAGCCACATGCCGGCTGCAGAACGATCCGGCCGCGCGCTAA
- a CDS encoding DUF2336 domain-containing protein translates to MAKLPPSPSLDGLMHLAQREGIDIRPTLLRVLTDLYVQTPSHSVEEERHYVELASRLIDEVDDATLAVVRNRLAVYRDTPSEIRAKLGLAGFAPPETFAEAPAEAPETSRSITPPPSALSMQPTDAASIDAMFMQATASERVQILRSLETSPLKPAASIEPYRAGRAIAVLERMAFARDEAAFSAELADALHLPAVVAKRIVADSSGELLVCAAKALAMPGDIFERIVMFLKPEWGVSVISVFRLARLYESLGPRVALIMLAVWRRASIAQARAKYSPHLYDDERRRTRTGSTSQATGTVNTPSARTAGQA, encoded by the coding sequence ATGGCTAAGCTGCCTCCGTCTCCGAGCCTCGACGGCTTGATGCACCTTGCCCAGCGCGAGGGCATCGATATTCGGCCGACCCTTTTGCGCGTGTTGACCGATCTCTACGTACAAACCCCGAGTCACTCGGTGGAGGAGGAGCGGCATTATGTCGAACTCGCCTCTCGCCTGATCGACGAAGTCGATGACGCGACGCTCGCAGTCGTCCGCAACCGGTTGGCCGTGTATCGGGACACGCCGAGCGAAATTCGTGCGAAGCTCGGTCTCGCCGGGTTTGCTCCCCCTGAGACGTTCGCCGAGGCACCTGCAGAAGCGCCGGAAACCAGCCGGAGCATCACCCCGCCTCCGTCAGCGCTGTCCATGCAGCCAACCGATGCTGCTTCGATCGATGCGATGTTTATGCAGGCAACCGCCTCGGAGCGGGTTCAGATTCTTCGCAGCCTCGAGACATCTCCGCTGAAGCCTGCCGCAAGCATCGAGCCCTATCGTGCCGGCCGCGCGATTGCCGTGCTCGAGCGCATGGCCTTCGCGCGCGACGAAGCCGCCTTCTCAGCCGAGCTCGCGGACGCCCTGCACCTGCCCGCCGTCGTCGCCAAACGCATTGTCGCGGATTCCAGCGGCGAGCTGTTGGTCTGCGCGGCCAAGGCGCTCGCCATGCCCGGAGACATCTTCGAACGGATCGTCATGTTTCTGAAGCCCGAATGGGGAGTATCGGTCATCAGCGTCTTCCGTCTTGCGCGGCTGTATGAGTCGCTTGGCCCGCGCGTAGCCCTGATCATGCTGGCGGTCTGGCGCAGAGCCAGCATCGCGCAGGCAAGGGCAAAGTACAGCCCGCATCTGTATGATGACGAGCGCCGTCGCACGCGCACTGGATCGACCAGCCAAGCGACGGGCACCGTCAACACGCCGTCGGCACGCACCGCCGGACAGGCATAA
- a CDS encoding DUF1491 family protein — MRIKSDIWVAAYLRRCQTQNIFGAVRRRGSDEAGAIFVKLALLDGNALLFTPAPQSAYDESRPAERIFSQSTSGPVAEQVVEERLAKEVRFDPDVWIVEIEDRAGRHLLDLAKQ, encoded by the coding sequence ATGAGAATCAAGTCCGATATCTGGGTTGCGGCTTACTTACGTCGCTGCCAAACGCAGAACATCTTCGGCGCCGTGCGGCGGCGCGGGTCGGATGAGGCTGGCGCGATCTTTGTGAAGCTGGCGTTGCTGGACGGCAACGCGCTGCTGTTCACTCCCGCTCCACAGTCGGCCTACGATGAAAGCCGTCCAGCAGAGCGGATATTCTCACAATCGACATCTGGGCCAGTGGCCGAGCAGGTTGTCGAGGAGCGGCTTGCGAAGGAAGTCCGCTTCGATCCGGACGTCTGGATCGTTGAGATCGAGGATCGGGCCGGGCGGCATCTGCTGGATCTGGCCAAGCAATAG
- a CDS encoding peptidoglycan-binding domain-containing protein codes for MPKSVALNDKPRRRKAKAARQKERGVIMQMLVRSPKDTLAGALAATAVLAIAVNALFLQAGRHPSPLFGTAVTLPKPAASAPPAEHQAAALVPATPMPVPAAAPASPMPRPRPVEAGSSDPIGNLVRATSTSAIQTSNVVRPPAPVPAAAPSRDPLANLIVSSQRVAAVQRALTDYGYGQLKATGTVGADTQAAIQKFERERKLPVTGQLSERVVRELSAATGRNFD; via the coding sequence GTGCCTAAGTCCGTCGCCCTCAACGATAAGCCCAGGCGACGTAAGGCGAAGGCGGCAAGGCAGAAGGAACGGGGTGTGATCATGCAGATGCTGGTTCGCTCGCCGAAGGATACGCTGGCTGGCGCGCTTGCAGCGACGGCTGTCCTGGCCATTGCCGTCAATGCCTTGTTTCTGCAGGCCGGCCGTCATCCCTCGCCACTGTTTGGAACTGCGGTGACGTTGCCGAAGCCTGCCGCATCCGCGCCCCCTGCGGAGCATCAAGCTGCAGCCTTGGTCCCTGCCACGCCAATGCCAGTACCAGCGGCCGCTCCTGCGAGCCCGATGCCGCGTCCGCGTCCGGTGGAGGCTGGCTCCAGTGATCCGATCGGCAACCTGGTGCGGGCCACGAGCACATCGGCTATCCAGACGTCGAACGTCGTGCGTCCGCCGGCGCCGGTTCCGGCCGCCGCGCCGAGCCGCGATCCGCTGGCCAATCTGATCGTTTCGTCACAGCGCGTTGCGGCGGTCCAACGGGCGCTGACCGACTACGGCTATGGTCAGCTCAAGGCGACGGGAACTGTGGGCGCAGATACTCAGGCGGCGATCCAGAAGTTCGAGCGTGAGCGGAAGTTGCCTGTCACGGGACAGCTGTCGGAACGTGTGGTGCGTGAATTGAGTGCTGCCACGGGCCGAAATTTCGACTAG
- a CDS encoding ATP-binding protein: MMAERHRVFIGTRLLGGFVLLASFPIYLAVRGAPGLLEVACFAWLTVPILLAYYLSRTGRYEDAHCLSSVLLAGVVMLVAINTGGIASFAAVWLVAIPIEAALSGSRRIVAGATALSLMCVLLLIGASTGDFLPASKIPQQLNSVFEAIGIASVVLCCATLAFMTEMLGSTSRGLLSAEERRYSLLARNMSDVISLHRRNGAIEFISPAAQALFGTQLGQLAGHGLFDRVHVADRPAYLTAIAEVARGAGDRDVEFRVRCGADEQVGPSFIWVEMRCRPLERNADISGPDAEVVAVLRDITERKAQEQALEDARREAERAHAAKSQFLSTMSHELRTPLNAIIGFSEMMVREAELNLDAERRREYAQLINDSGQHLLSVVNGILDMSKIESGGFEISAEPFVPREAIVSCSNLMALKAREGGLDLVVNVPENLPDMVGDRRAFKQILLNLLSNAIKFTERGGSVTVSASVEGANLALRVEDTGVGIAPDDMKRLGDPFFQAEKTYRRRHEGTGLGLSIVKALVAMHHGEMNVQSKVDVGTTISVKLPLDLDKVVPKPSPVVTTLMPKSKEQSEQRIKRSA; this comes from the coding sequence ATGATGGCCGAGCGGCATCGCGTATTTATCGGCACGCGCCTGCTCGGCGGTTTTGTGCTGTTGGCGAGCTTCCCGATCTACCTGGCCGTGCGCGGCGCGCCTGGTCTACTCGAGGTGGCCTGCTTCGCCTGGCTCACTGTACCTATTCTGCTTGCGTACTATCTCTCGCGCACCGGACGTTATGAAGACGCGCATTGCCTGTCTTCCGTTCTGCTCGCCGGGGTGGTGATGCTGGTTGCGATCAACACAGGCGGGATCGCATCCTTTGCAGCCGTGTGGCTGGTGGCAATTCCGATCGAAGCTGCTCTTTCAGGATCGCGCCGGATTGTCGCAGGCGCGACGGCGCTGTCACTCATGTGCGTTTTGCTTCTGATCGGCGCAAGCACGGGGGATTTTCTGCCTGCTTCGAAGATTCCGCAGCAGCTCAACTCCGTGTTCGAGGCGATCGGCATTGCATCGGTGGTGCTGTGCTGCGCGACGCTTGCGTTCATGACCGAAATGCTGGGAAGTACGAGCCGCGGTCTGCTTAGTGCTGAAGAACGCCGCTACTCACTGCTCGCACGGAACATGAGCGATGTCATCTCGCTCCATCGCCGCAATGGCGCGATTGAGTTTATCTCGCCGGCAGCGCAGGCATTGTTCGGCACTCAGCTCGGCCAGCTCGCCGGGCACGGCTTGTTCGATCGCGTCCATGTGGCGGATCGCCCGGCTTACCTGACCGCGATTGCCGAGGTGGCGCGCGGAGCGGGGGATCGCGACGTGGAGTTCAGAGTTCGTTGCGGTGCCGACGAGCAGGTAGGACCGAGCTTCATCTGGGTCGAAATGCGATGCCGGCCACTGGAGCGGAATGCCGATATCTCAGGGCCGGATGCGGAGGTCGTGGCTGTGTTGCGCGACATCACCGAGCGCAAGGCCCAGGAGCAGGCGCTGGAGGATGCACGGCGCGAGGCTGAACGGGCGCATGCGGCGAAGAGTCAGTTCTTGTCGACCATGAGCCACGAACTGCGGACGCCTTTGAACGCGATCATCGGGTTTTCAGAAATGATGGTGCGTGAGGCGGAACTCAATCTGGACGCCGAGCGGCGCCGTGAGTATGCCCAACTCATCAACGATTCCGGTCAACATCTGCTGTCCGTCGTCAACGGCATTCTCGACATGTCGAAGATCGAAAGCGGAGGCTTCGAGATATCGGCTGAGCCTTTCGTTCCGCGAGAAGCGATCGTGAGCTGTTCGAACCTGATGGCATTGAAAGCGCGCGAGGGAGGGCTTGATCTCGTCGTCAATGTTCCCGAGAATCTACCGGACATGGTGGGCGATCGCCGGGCCTTCAAACAGATCTTGCTGAATCTGCTCTCGAATGCGATCAAGTTCACGGAGCGGGGCGGCTCGGTGACGGTCTCTGCATCGGTCGAAGGAGCCAATCTCGCGCTTCGTGTCGAGGACACAGGCGTCGGAATTGCGCCGGACGATATGAAGCGGCTTGGCGATCCTTTCTTTCAGGCGGAGAAGACCTACCGCCGTCGCCACGAAGGGACGGGCCTCGGGCTTTCCATCGTCAAGGCGCTGGTTGCCATGCATCACGGTGAGATGAACGTTCAAAGCAAGGTCGACGTCGGAACGACAATCTCGGTCAAGTTGCCGCTCGATCTGGACAAGGTGGTTCCAAAGCCATCGCCGGTCGTGACGACATTGATGCCGAAATCGAAAGAGCAATCCGAGCAGAGGATCAAGAGAAGTGCCTAA
- a CDS encoding DUF5330 domain-containing protein → MFFLMRMAFWLGLVLVLLPTDKAPDQDKLPQIGAMEAVTAAGAAVSDMSQFCTRQPTACEIGSQAATVIGHRAQAGARKVYQMITEKKPDHTGSIGSDREAHARDGAPPDTLTQDDLKAEWRGPMPPKAPLVIRAG, encoded by the coding sequence ATGTTCTTTCTTATGCGCATGGCGTTCTGGCTCGGGCTGGTGCTCGTGCTGTTGCCAACCGACAAAGCACCAGATCAGGACAAGCTGCCTCAGATCGGCGCGATGGAAGCCGTTACTGCGGCCGGTGCTGCTGTGTCCGATATGAGCCAATTCTGCACGCGCCAACCCACGGCCTGCGAAATCGGCAGCCAGGCCGCCACCGTGATCGGACACCGCGCCCAGGCCGGCGCCCGCAAGGTTTACCAAATGATTACCGAGAAAAAGCCGGATCATACCGGCTCGATCGGCAGTGACCGCGAGGCCCATGCGCGAGACGGCGCACCGCCCGATACCCTGACCCAGGACGACTTGAAGGCCGAATGGCGCGGACCGATGCCGCCCAAGGCACCTTTGGTCATCCGAGCCGGCTAG